CGGCAGGCAGGAGCGGGCCGTCGCGCTGACCAAAGTCTGGGGGACGGCCGAAGCCCCCAGGCGACTCATCGTGGAGTCGGGGCCGCTGGTCCTGGAAAGCTACTGGCTGCCGGCCCCCGGGTCGAGGAGGAGGGAATCGATCATCTTCTTCAACGGGAGGCGCGTGAGGGACGCCGCCGTCCTGGGGGCGCTCGCCTCCTGCGGGGAGGCGGCCTCGGGCAACTGGATGTTCTTCATCACCGTACCGGCGGAACTGCTCGACGTGAACGTGCATCCCGGAAAGGCGGAGGTGCGTTGCCACTCCTCCCTGCCCGTGTACGACACGGTGCGGAGGACCGTCCTCGACCTCGTCGAGGACGGGAGCATGACCGCCGAAGGGTTGAGCGCCCTGGCAGGGGGCCCGTGGGTCCAGGGGATTCCCGGGACACCGGCCGGCGCCCCTTTCCTGCCCCGGCAAGGGGAGGCGGATTTATTCGCCAGGGTGGGTGAACCTCCTTTTGCAACCTCCTTCGAGCCCTGGCAGTCCCTTGAAGGCAGGAAAAGGCGTTTCATAACCCGGCTCGGGTCGGGTTACCTCCTCTTCGAGGAGACCGACGGGCTCCTCGTAATCGATCCCCACGCGGCCCATGAAAGGATACTCTTCGAGAGGATGTCGGCCGCTGAGAGGTCCGGCCTTCCCCAGAGCATCCCCGTCCCGGCCCAGTTGCCCCCCTCGCTTTCCCACAGGGCCGGGGAATTCCGCGCCGAACTGGAAGGCCTGGGTTTCGGGTTCAGAGAAGGACCGGGGGCCATGGTCCTCGAATCGGTACCGGGCGGATACAACTACAGGACCGGCAGCGACCCCCTGGAGCTCCTCAGGGCCGCCGTGGCCGCCCTGGAGGACGGCCGGCCGCCGGAATTCATCCTGAGCGGCATTCCCGACGCGTCCTGCAAAGGGGCGGTCAAGATAACCGACCGCCTGGGACCGGAGGAGGCCGAGGCGCTGCTGGAAGATCTCTTCAGCTGCCAAGAACCGGCCCTATGCCCCCATGGGAGGCCCACCTTCATCCGGCTGCGGGAGAGCGATCTCGCGAGGCTTTTCGCCAGGAGCGGGAAATGACCGCCTCCCCGAGGGAACTGCTCTCCCTGATAGGCCCCACGGCCTCGGGGAAGACCCTGTTGTCCCTTGAACTGGCCCGGAGGCTGAAGGGCGAGATCAT
This genomic interval from Thermovirga sp. contains the following:
- a CDS encoding DNA mismatch repair endonuclease MutL, whose amino-acid sequence is MMKPIRQLPPDVSLRIAAGEVIENPASVVKELVENSLDAGASRITVGLRDGGKSLILVEDDGQGIPLAELPLAVERFATSKISEAGDLAGIGSFGFRGEALASVCAVSRFEMRSRPAGEEGGVLRAEGGVMSLHAVLPCRRGTRVQAEDLFFNLPARRSFLKSAATETRRAVNVVKEYSAAFPQVAFRALCEEREVFSSDGRQERAVALTKVWGTAEAPRRLIVESGPLVLESYWLPAPGSRRRESIIFFNGRRVRDAAVLGALASCGEAASGNWMFFITVPAELLDVNVHPGKAEVRCHSSLPVYDTVRRTVLDLVEDGSMTAEGLSALAGGPWVQGIPGTPAGAPFLPRQGEADLFARVGEPPFATSFEPWQSLEGRKRRFITRLGSGYLLFEETDGLLVIDPHAAHERILFERMSAAERSGLPQSIPVPAQLPPSLSHRAGEFRAELEGLGFGFREGPGAMVLESVPGGYNYRTGSDPLELLRAAVAALEDGRPPEFILSGIPDASCKGAVKITDRLGPEEAEALLEDLFSCQEPALCPHGRPTFIRLRESDLARLFARSGK